The DNA sequence GACTCGGCCTCCTTCGTGAGTCAACTCGGACCTCAAAACCGGCAGCACTTAATatcaacaaaatattatttataattcaaaatggaaaaaggaaaaaggaaaaaggaaaaaggaaaaagaaaaaagataaatacAAGAGAGATTAACTTACGGCTTATTAATTTGGATATGGAAAATATTGTGGTGTATTggctgaaaatgaaaatgaagatACTGTGTGTATTACACACACATGGACGTGTCAGATGGACACACAATACGCAGGGGGCATGGAAGCTAGGTGGCACGATGTGGTTGAGCCAACTACACAGCATGCAGGAGGCGTGCTGACATGTCGAAAATTGATTGGTCCAAGTATGCATCACGTGGGGGCGTGCTGAGTCAGCACGCAGGGGCGTTCTGACACGTGTCAAAGTGTGATTGGCTGAGGCAGACAGCACGTGGGGGACGTGTTAGGTGCACCCCTTTATATAAGGCAGAGTTCGATGGTGTTTTGCATACTGAATAAGAGTTGAGTGTGTTTTCAGTGTTCTTTGAGGTTGTTGTTAGTGTAATGGAGGGTACCGCAAACTTGGTGGTGTATCGCAACGGTGAGATAATACATaatactcatgagggagtgagGTTTGTGTCCCAGAATCCGTTTTTGTTTGTGGTTCCATGCACGATGACGTTAATGGAGCTGCAGAACGGCCTCTGTCAAACCATGGAGAACGGTACGTTAATGAGAGTGAGCAGAATCCTGTACCGGAATCCGGTTGTAGTGTTTGGTGGTCTAGTATAGTTTGATACCATGCCGATCACTGATGAAGCGAGTATGCAGAATATGTTTCAAATTCACCGGCAGACCCAAATGCGACACCCACAGATTGAgttgtacgttgagtttgaaGCTGTAGAGCCAGTAGCGGTTCAAAATGATATAGATATAGATGATGATAGAGCTGCAGTGTACGAATGAATGAATAGTGACAGCGAAGAGGACTTCGAAGCCACTCATGAAGCCGGCGACGAAGATGAGGATGGTGATGTGGAAATTGAGGCAGCAGCAGAGAATGTAGTGGTTCATCCCTCGAGCAGTCAACCGATGGGGATTCCACCTTTTATGCGTGAGTTGGATCTCGACGCGATGCATGTCCCCGAGTTTCCGGAATATGCAAACATTGGTACGTGTTGACTAAGTAAtaagtttttgttagtttatacTTTGGATTGATCAATAAACGATGATTTCGGCTTTTTGTAGGCGTTGCTGATCCTGAGGACGGAGAGTTTCGGATTGGAATGGAATACAGTTCTAGAAAGTCGGTCGTCGCAGCAATTAGAAGTTTCACTATATCTAGAGGAGTTGACTATAATGTGTATGAGTCTGAGTCACagacgttctatgcaaaatgcaagatgtACGGGCGTGGATGTGACTGGCTTATCCGAGCCAACTTAATATGAAAAAAAGGTTGTTGGGAACACGTGCACGATCGGaacgatttcacaagatcattcCAAGTTGGACTCGGATACAGTTGCTGAGGTTATAAGGCCATTGGTCGAGACGAACCCGTCCATCAAGGTGAAATCTATAATTGCGGAAGTCTAGTCAAGGTTCAACTATACCATCAGTTACCGAAAGGCTTGGTAGGCAAAGCAGAAGTCCATAGCCAAAGTTTTCGGTGGTTGGGAGGATTCTTACCAAGCCTTGTCATGGTGGCTCTCGGTCATGGTGCAGAAGATGCCTAGTTCAGTTGTCCAAATAGAAACACAACCACTGTACAACGGAAATGAGGAGGCACAAGGTGTAAAAATACTTCATCGTGTATTttggagtttcaatccatgcattagggcattcaagcattgcaagccccTGGTTCAGGTTGACGGCACACACCTATACGAAAAATACAAAGGTACACTTCTAGTCGTtgttgcacaagatgggaaccaGAACATTGTGCCTATTGCCTTTGCCTTGATGGAAGGGGAGACAGTTGATGCGTGGCACTTCTTTCTCAGGAATCTGCGAACGTATGTTGTTAGAAAAGACGGTGTGGGTATGATCTCAGACCGGCATGAGTCAATACGGGTAGCAGTTAATCGTTCCGGTGGTGACTGGCAAACTCCAAGAGCATGGTGGATGTTTTGTATAAGACACATCGGCAGTAACTTCTTAAGGGCATTCAAAGTCCCTCACTTGCAGAAGCTTGTTGTCAACATAGGGTATTCAAGAACAGTGGAGGAGTACAATATCAACTCTAAGAGGTTGGAAGAGCGAGGCGATGCATATGCCAGGTGGTGCGATGCCATCGGACTCAGACATTGGGTATTGGCATTCGACGAGGGACATCGATGGGGCCATATGACAACGAACCTTGTCGAGTGCATTAACTCAGTGTTGAAGGGTGCCCGTAATCTACCTGTGTTGGCGCTGTTTCGAGCAACATATTATAGGTTAAATGAACTCTTTATGCGGAAGAGTGCCGAGACTCACGAACCAAGCGTGCTGGATTTACGTACTCCGTATTTGCGCAACAGCGGATAGAAGCAAATATGCAACAGGCTGGGAATATGGTTGTGCACCGCTTTGATAGACGAAATGAGGTGTTTGAGGTGCGCGAAATGACTACTGAAAAGGTGTTAGTTGTTGATCTTGCGCGACGGACGTGTGACTGTGGGCACTTTCAGGTTGAACGAATACCATGTCGCCATATTATTGCTTGCTGTGCTAACCAGCGTCTCGATTGGCAGTTGTATGTGCATGATGTGTACAAGATGACGGAGGTTCGTAAGGTATATAGATTTGAGTTCACACCATTATGAGATCCCAAGACATGGCCTGCTTATGAGGGACCCACATTGGTCGCTAATCCCGCCCTGAGGCGAACGTCTAAAGGCAGTCCCAAACTGACCCGATACTTGAATGAAATGGACTCACGTGACATGCGTGGTCTTCGGATATGCCGTCTCTGTGGTGCTCAGGGTCATAGTCGGAATAGGTGTCCGCAGCGTGCTGGACCGAGTGGTGCTGGTTCGTAGTTTAATGTGGTCATGTTTGTACTTTTTAATTTGCATTTTGTC is a window from the Arachis hypogaea cultivar Tifrunner chromosome 17, arahy.Tifrunner.gnm2.J5K5, whole genome shotgun sequence genome containing:
- the LOC112762741 gene encoding uncharacterized protein, coding for MVQKMPSSVVQIETQPLYNGNEEAQGVKILHRVFWSFNPCIRAFKHCKPLVQVDGTHLYEKYKGTLLVVVAQDGNQNIVPIAFALMEGETVDAWHFFLRNLRTYVVRKDGVGMISDRHESIRVAVNRSGGDWQTPRAWWMFCIRHIGSNFLRAFKVPHLQKLVVNIGYSRTVEEYNINSKRLEERGDAYARWCDAIGLRHWVLAFDEGHRWGHMTTNLVECINSVLKGARNLPVLALFRATYYRLNELFMRKSAETHEPSVLDLRTPYLRNSG